Proteins encoded by one window of Actinocorallia herbida:
- a CDS encoding LysR family transcriptional regulator produces MLDLHKLHQFAVLVRTGSYGRAAEELHLSQSALTRNIQALEKQYGVTLIERERGRKGLQLTDAGQRILGRTQELLRRAAEVERELGQGERDAAERIAVGMGPMLASVLLPGMLGSLISVAGRPSAVSVVTESPAEMTRLLLHGDLDFYVGQEPAGGVSPRVRQELFGTASARLWVRPAHPLAGREHVDLDDIAGYLVAAGEAWNRSIVPTLDDERLYDLLTARLQIDNYGLLVDIVSESDALMVSTFGDRTGRLVQLPVDVPTQPAPVYFFSLKGLDLSPFAARMKTELKRSYVSITG; encoded by the coding sequence ATGTTGGACCTGCACAAGTTGCATCAGTTCGCGGTGCTGGTGCGCACGGGGAGTTACGGGCGGGCGGCGGAGGAGCTGCATCTGTCGCAGTCGGCGCTGACGCGGAACATCCAGGCGCTGGAGAAGCAGTACGGGGTGACGCTGATCGAGCGGGAGCGCGGGCGGAAGGGGCTTCAGCTCACGGACGCCGGGCAGCGCATCCTGGGGCGGACGCAGGAGCTGCTGCGGCGGGCCGCGGAGGTCGAGCGGGAGCTCGGGCAGGGGGAGCGGGACGCCGCGGAGCGGATCGCGGTCGGGATGGGGCCGATGCTGGCGTCGGTGCTGCTGCCGGGGATGCTCGGCTCGCTCATCTCGGTCGCCGGACGGCCGTCGGCGGTGAGCGTGGTCACCGAGTCGCCCGCCGAGATGACGCGGCTGCTCCTGCACGGCGACCTCGACTTCTATGTCGGCCAGGAGCCCGCGGGGGGCGTCTCCCCGCGCGTCCGCCAGGAGCTGTTCGGCACCGCCTCGGCCCGCCTGTGGGTCAGGCCCGCGCACCCGCTCGCCGGACGCGAACACGTCGACCTCGACGACATCGCGGGCTACCTCGTCGCGGCCGGCGAGGCGTGGAACCGCAGCATCGTGCCGACCCTCGACGACGAGCGCCTGTACGACCTCCTCACCGCCCGCCTCCAGATCGACAACTACGGCCTGCTCGTGGACATCGTCTCCGAGTCCGACGCCCTCATGGTCTCCACCTTCGGCGACCGCACCGGCCGCCTGGTCCAGCTCCCGGTGGACGTCCCCACCCAGCCCGCCCCCGTCTACTTCTTCTCCCTGAAGGGCCTCGACCTCTCCCCCTTCGCCGCCCGGATGAAGACCGAGCTCAAGCGAAGCTACGTCTCCATCACCGGCTGA
- a CDS encoding FAD-dependent oxidoreductase: MDGATGSTTGCAIIGGGPAGMVLGLLLARAGVRVTVLEKHGDFLRDFRGDTVHPSTMRLLDELGLGERFAALPHSKVRQAAFPLSDGRRLVLSDFSKLRMAHPYIAMVPQWDLLDLLADAAREEPTFSLRMNTEATGLVHEDGRVAGVRYQGPDGPGELRAELTVACDGRWSLARREAGLTVREYPVPIDAWWFRIPTTGETLPALTPRTAPGRTLIPIPREGYLQIAYLGLKGTDADLRTRGIEAFRRDISTLLPGAEVDALTSMDDVKHLDVRVNRLHRWHIPGLLCIGDAAHAMSPVGGVGINLAVQDAVAAATRLARPLRRHRLTDRDLASVQRRRLAPTIAVQALQRLLHRRLITPILTGQAAAPPAGLLAVVARFPALSVVPAYLVGVGLLPEHAPTWARRPSRPRPPAKHPADR, from the coding sequence ATGGACGGGGCCACGGGGAGCACGACGGGCTGCGCGATCATCGGCGGGGGGCCGGCCGGGATGGTGCTCGGGCTGCTGCTGGCCAGGGCGGGCGTGCGGGTCACCGTGCTGGAGAAGCACGGGGACTTCCTGCGGGACTTCCGGGGCGACACCGTCCACCCCAGCACCATGCGGCTGCTGGACGAGCTCGGCCTGGGCGAACGGTTCGCGGCGCTCCCGCACAGCAAGGTCCGCCAGGCGGCGTTCCCGCTGAGCGACGGCAGGCGGCTCGTCCTGTCCGACTTCAGCAAGCTGCGGATGGCCCACCCGTACATCGCGATGGTCCCCCAATGGGATCTTCTGGATCTGCTCGCCGACGCCGCCCGGGAGGAGCCCACCTTCTCGCTGCGCATGAACACCGAGGCCACCGGGCTCGTCCACGAGGACGGCCGGGTCGCCGGCGTCCGCTACCAGGGTCCGGACGGGCCCGGCGAGCTGCGCGCCGAGCTCACCGTCGCGTGCGACGGCCGCTGGTCCCTCGCGCGGCGGGAGGCGGGCCTCACCGTCCGCGAGTACCCCGTCCCCATCGACGCCTGGTGGTTCCGTATCCCGACCACGGGCGAGACCCTGCCCGCCCTCACCCCCCGCACCGCCCCCGGCCGGACCCTCATCCCGATCCCCCGCGAGGGCTACCTCCAGATCGCCTACCTCGGCCTCAAGGGCACCGACGCCGACCTGCGCACCCGCGGCATCGAGGCCTTCCGCCGCGACATCTCCACGCTGCTGCCCGGCGCCGAAGTCGACGCGCTCACCTCCATGGACGACGTCAAGCACCTCGACGTCCGGGTGAACCGCCTGCACCGCTGGCACATCCCCGGCCTCCTGTGCATCGGCGACGCGGCGCACGCCATGTCCCCCGTCGGCGGCGTCGGCATCAACCTCGCCGTCCAGGACGCCGTCGCCGCGGCCACGCGTCTCGCCCGCCCCCTCCGCCGGCACCGGCTCACCGATCGCGACCTCGCCTCCGTCCAGCGCCGCCGCCTCGCCCCCACCATCGCCGTCCAGGCGCTCCAGCGCCTCCTCCACCGCCGCCTCATCACCCCGATCCTCACCGGCCAGGCGGCCGCCCCACCCGCCGGGCTCCTCGCCGTCGTGGCCCGTTTCCCGGCCCTCTCCGTCGTCCCCGCCTACCTCGTAGGCGTAGGTCTCCTCCCCGAACACGCCCCCACCTGGGCCCGCCGCCCTTCCCGCCCTCGACCCCCGGCGAAGCACCCGGCAGACCGCTGA